A genomic window from Companilactobacillus alimentarius DSM 20249 includes:
- the rbsK gene encoding ribokinase: protein MEKVVVLGSINVDTILNIKRLPVPGETMAMSDESNAGGGKGANQAIAAVRGGAKTTFIAKIGQDHAADFMLDTFKKDGLNMENITVDPKAGTGKAYILLDDNGQNSILIYGGANQTISVDDVKNAESSIAEADCLISEFETPIEATLEAFRIAKKNNVVTILNPAPAKTDIPEELFQLTDIIVPNETEAEAITGVKAVDKKSIINSADKLNKMGVKRVIITIGSRGSLYYTDGKDDFVNAYKVSAVDTTAAGDTFIGYLAAKLDSNLDNMVEAMKFASKASSIAVQVKGAQNSIPYVDDVKI, encoded by the coding sequence ATGGAAAAAGTTGTTGTGTTAGGCTCAATCAATGTTGATACGATTTTAAACATTAAACGTTTACCAGTTCCTGGAGAAACTATGGCAATGAGTGACGAATCCAATGCTGGAGGTGGAAAAGGGGCTAATCAGGCAATTGCCGCAGTTCGTGGTGGTGCAAAAACTACTTTCATTGCCAAAATTGGTCAAGATCATGCAGCAGATTTTATGTTGGATACTTTTAAAAAAGATGGCTTGAATATGGAAAATATTACGGTTGATCCTAAAGCTGGAACGGGTAAGGCCTATATTCTATTAGATGACAATGGTCAAAACAGCATTTTGATTTACGGTGGTGCTAATCAAACTATCAGTGTGGACGATGTGAAGAATGCTGAAAGTTCTATTGCTGAGGCTGATTGCTTGATTTCTGAATTTGAGACTCCGATTGAAGCGACCTTGGAGGCATTTCGCATTGCTAAAAAAAATAATGTTGTAACGATTTTGAATCCTGCTCCAGCCAAAACCGATATTCCGGAAGAATTATTTCAATTAACTGACATTATTGTTCCTAACGAAACCGAAGCAGAGGCTATAACAGGCGTAAAAGCAGTCGATAAAAAATCAATTATAAATTCTGCAGATAAATTGAATAAAATGGGTGTCAAGCGTGTTATAATAACTATTGGTAGCAGGGGATCACTTTATTACACTGATGGTAAAGATGATTTTGTGAATGCTTACAAAGTATCAGCAGTTGATACGACCGCTGCGGGTGATACATTCATTGGTTATTTGGCCGCTAAGTTAGATTCTAATTTAGATAATATGGTTGAAGCAATGAAGTTTGCTAGCAAGGCCTCGTCGATTGCGGTGCAGGTTAAGGGTGCACAAAATTCCATTCCTTACGTTGATGATGTAAAAATTTGA
- a CDS encoding SLAP domain-containing protein has translation MKKSIALLVCALFGGSIAATASVTDVNAQSVTTGNYAQVTEQAASVYDQNGNKTNISVDKDSTWKVNKLEKINGNEYFQVAPNQFLSTNDSFAYKKRQMIIKVQSSDDNGSVRVYDHNLKQRTDVSLASGTKWYSDSAIYTSQGMPFVRVATDQYVAMFDVTEQQVKSSIN, from the coding sequence ATGAAAAAATCTATTGCTCTTTTAGTATGTGCATTATTTGGGGGCAGTATCGCTGCAACCGCTAGTGTTACTGATGTTAATGCTCAATCTGTAACGACAGGAAACTATGCTCAAGTTACAGAACAGGCAGCTTCTGTTTATGATCAGAATGGTAATAAGACCAATATTTCCGTCGATAAGGACAGTACTTGGAAAGTTAATAAGTTAGAAAAAATCAATGGCAATGAGTATTTCCAAGTTGCTCCGAATCAGTTTTTGAGTACAAATGATAGTTTTGCATACAAAAAACGCCAAATGATTATTAAAGTTCAATCATCTGACGATAATGGGTCTGTACGTGTTTATGATCATAATTTGAAACAAAGAACAGACGTATCACTTGCTTCCGGAACTAAATGGTATTCCGACTCTGCAATTTATACATCTCAAGGTATGCCTTTCGTACGTGTTGCTACTGATCAATATGTTGCCATGTTTGATGTAACTGAACAACAAGTAAAAAGTTCTATTAACTAA
- a CDS encoding SLAP domain-containing protein, with protein MKRKVMVTLLVALLGLTFSILSVHSVKAESVTSGNFVEVDVRSAQLYNSFGLSLGKSEPKGSDWYLGKTVTVNGNDYYQVATNEFLSSNDSFVYRNRPEVIKVSSDDGDVPVYNHNLVESTKVALAPNTSWYSDRVITTSEGMPFVRVATNEYVGMWYVIQQQFTEKY; from the coding sequence ATGAAAAGAAAAGTAATGGTGACATTATTGGTCGCTTTGCTGGGTTTAACCTTTTCGATTTTATCCGTCCATAGTGTCAAGGCTGAATCCGTGACTAGCGGTAATTTTGTAGAAGTTGATGTACGTTCTGCTCAACTATATAATTCATTTGGATTATCTCTTGGAAAGTCAGAGCCAAAGGGTAGTGACTGGTATCTTGGGAAGACGGTTACTGTAAATGGAAACGATTATTATCAAGTAGCTACTAATGAGTTCTTGAGTTCAAATGATAGCTTTGTTTATCGCAACAGACCAGAGGTCATCAAGGTTTCGAGTGATGATGGCGATGTTCCTGTCTATAATCATAATCTTGTTGAAAGTACCAAAGTTGCACTGGCACCGAATACATCCTGGTATTCTGATCGTGTAATCACGACTTCAGAAGGTATGCCATTCGTTCGTGTGGCAACTAATGAATATGTAGGAATGTGGTACGTCATACAGCAACAATTTACAGAAAAATACTAG
- a CDS encoding helix-turn-helix domain-containing protein, whose translation MGVLFLFLGSIIYNKRREMNLTQIELADDICTQNTISKIEKHNTAPTVNILIKICLKLNLSLNDVFSDFSSRDSVEKESALDKIEHDALSFKLNEIDQKMSSLQGKLNNNDMKQYELIIGIVEYQKNNIDESLFTLDKVLQLTKSANDDIYTLLAYLFKGLGYLKQSHIDRAQYYFQMISDSFEEKLEIPNANELEVLFLCKTLAKSFIDMKLYQKAYRFSHCGLNYAQRNHTSYFLDELNYSAACAVKNDPDKKDQYDDYYNLAYYLAKFNQNKNLLKEINH comes from the coding sequence ATGGGAGTGTTGTTCTTGTTTCTTGGATCTATTATTTATAATAAAAGACGAGAAATGAATTTGACGCAAATCGAGTTGGCCGACGATATTTGCACTCAAAACACAATTAGCAAGATAGAAAAGCATAATACAGCTCCAACGGTAAACATTTTAATCAAGATTTGTTTGAAATTGAATTTGTCGTTGAATGATGTTTTTAGTGACTTTTCAAGTCGGGATTCAGTTGAAAAGGAGAGTGCTCTGGACAAAATTGAGCATGATGCTTTGTCGTTCAAATTAAATGAAATTGATCAAAAAATGTCTAGTTTACAAGGGAAACTCAATAATAACGATATGAAACAATATGAATTAATAATAGGAATTGTTGAATATCAAAAAAATAATATTGATGAATCTTTGTTTACATTAGATAAAGTTCTACAATTAACTAAATCAGCTAATGATGACATATACACACTACTAGCTTATTTGTTCAAGGGATTAGGATATTTGAAACAAAGTCATATTGATCGAGCTCAGTATTATTTTCAAATGATTAGTGATTCCTTTGAAGAAAAATTAGAAATACCAAATGCTAATGAGTTAGAAGTATTGTTTCTTTGTAAGACTCTTGCCAAGTCTTTCATTGATATGAAGCTTTATCAAAAAGCATATCGTTTTAGTCACTGTGGATTGAATTACGCACAAAGAAATCATACTTCATATTTCTTGGACGAATTAAATTACAGTGCTGCATGTGCCGTTAAAAATGATCCTGATAAAAAAGATCAATACGATGATTATTATAATTTGGCCTATTATTTAGCAAAGTTTAATCAAAATAAGAATTTATTAAAAGAAATAAATCATTAG
- a CDS encoding tRNA dihydrouridine synthase — translation MTESTFWSQIAKKAKKQQRPFFTMAPMEAVSNTVFRQVIAKASAPDTFFSEFVYAKGITDKTTKFPVDGRLFIDPREQKKPVVQLWGDVASDFASGAEFLKSHGFSAVDINTGCPDKTVIKNHGGTYLIRNPEKIDDIVAATKQSNLAVSIKTRLGYSKVDEFNSWIPKLLSQQTDLLTVHLRTKMEMSKVPAHYEVIDDLIKMRDEIAPQTLLQINGDIPDYQAGLKLAQEHPGLDGIMIGRGVFANPFAFEQNQKKHSLNELLSLLRMQLDLFDDFATHYDVPRFPSLKRFFKIYARPELGAIDLRNEMMQAKSTDEVRQILDDFQK, via the coding sequence GTGACAGAATCAACATTTTGGTCGCAAATAGCAAAAAAAGCTAAAAAACAACAGCGACCTTTCTTTACCATGGCGCCTATGGAGGCTGTAAGCAATACCGTTTTTCGTCAAGTCATTGCTAAAGCAAGTGCACCAGATACTTTCTTTAGTGAATTCGTTTATGCTAAAGGAATAACTGATAAAACAACTAAATTTCCAGTTGACGGACGACTTTTTATTGATCCTAGAGAACAAAAGAAACCAGTCGTTCAACTTTGGGGAGATGTCGCCAGTGACTTTGCTAGTGGAGCTGAATTTTTAAAAAGCCATGGCTTTTCAGCTGTGGATATAAATACCGGCTGTCCAGATAAAACAGTTATTAAAAATCATGGTGGCACTTACTTGATTCGCAATCCAGAAAAAATTGACGATATTGTTGCTGCTACTAAACAATCTAATCTGGCCGTTAGTATCAAAACTCGATTAGGATATAGTAAAGTTGATGAATTTAACAGTTGGATTCCTAAGCTTTTGAGCCAACAAACTGATCTTCTAACTGTCCATTTGAGAACTAAGATGGAAATGAGTAAAGTTCCTGCGCATTATGAAGTAATTGATGATCTTATTAAAATGCGTGATGAAATTGCTCCACAAACTTTATTGCAGATTAATGGCGATATTCCCGATTACCAAGCTGGGCTCAAATTAGCTCAAGAACACCCCGGTCTCGATGGCATTATGATTGGTCGTGGAGTTTTTGCCAATCCTTTTGCCTTTGAACAAAATCAAAAAAAACATTCTTTGAATGAATTATTAAGCTTGTTACGTATGCAACTCGATTTGTTTGACGACTTTGCCACACACTATGATGTTCCGCGTTTTCCATCATTAAAACGTTTCTTTAAAATCTATGCTCGTCCTGAATTGGGTGCTATTGACTTACGTAATGAAATGATGCAAGCTAAATCAACTGATGAAGTCCGTCAGATTCTAGATGATTTTCAGAAATAG
- a CDS encoding SprT family protein, whose amino-acid sequence MSDLELNELVKKVSQEYFGKPFVHQAYFNNRLKTTGGRFHLRDRNIDINPKIYRQFGYETLVGVIKHELCHYHLYNDGLPAQHRDHSFKVLLKQVDGLRYSPIQRTVRSKNYHLYQCSHCQTIYRRVRRIDTKRYVCGKCHGKLVYLRDIK is encoded by the coding sequence ATGTCTGATTTAGAATTAAATGAATTAGTGAAGAAGGTTTCTCAAGAATATTTTGGGAAGCCTTTTGTTCATCAGGCATATTTTAATAACCGTTTAAAAACCACTGGTGGGAGATTTCATTTACGTGATCGTAATATTGATATCAACCCTAAAATTTATCGACAATTTGGTTATGAGACATTGGTAGGGGTCATTAAACATGAATTGTGTCATTATCATTTGTATAATGATGGCTTGCCAGCTCAACATCGAGATCATAGTTTCAAGGTACTTTTAAAACAGGTGGATGGTCTACGCTATTCACCAATCCAGCGCACTGTAAGATCTAAAAATTATCACTTATATCAATGTAGTCACTGTCAAACAATCTATCGAAGGGTACGAAGAATTGATACTAAACGTTATGTTTGTGGTAAATGTCATGGAAAATTAGTCTATTTACGAGATATTAAATAA
- a CDS encoding glycosyltransferase family 2 protein — protein MSDGVKLSIVVPCYNEEEVLHETTKELTNILSGLMNASKISKNSKIVFVDDGSKDKTWALISEFSDKYNCVSGVKLSRNFGHQGALLAGVTTASEDSDAVITIDADLQDDVNAIPKMVNEYLQGAEIVYGVRNNRDTDTAFKRGTAEMFYRFMGFLGVKLVPDSADYRLMSQRACKVLLSYKERNLFLRGIVPLVGFKSAKVFYARKERFAGVSKYPLRKMIKFAIDGITSFSIVPIKMIMGLGFFIVLISIVLLIYSLVQKINGNVVEGWSSLMISIWALGGVQLISISVIGEYVGKIFSEVKGRPRFTIERDIYTEKTQQENKR, from the coding sequence ATGTCTGATGGAGTGAAATTAAGCATTGTCGTTCCTTGTTATAACGAGGAAGAAGTGCTACATGAAACTACAAAAGAATTGACAAATATTTTATCTGGATTAATGAATGCCAGTAAAATTTCCAAAAATAGTAAAATTGTATTCGTTGACGATGGCAGCAAAGACAAAACTTGGGCTTTGATTTCCGAATTTTCTGATAAATATAATTGCGTTTCAGGTGTGAAATTGAGTCGTAATTTTGGTCACCAAGGGGCCTTATTAGCAGGTGTAACAACAGCCTCAGAAGATTCTGATGCCGTTATAACGATAGATGCCGATTTACAAGATGATGTTAATGCCATACCGAAAATGGTTAACGAATATTTACAAGGTGCAGAAATTGTTTACGGGGTTAGGAATAATCGTGATACTGATACAGCTTTTAAACGTGGGACGGCAGAAATGTTCTACCGTTTCATGGGGTTTCTAGGCGTTAAGTTAGTACCGGATTCCGCTGACTATCGACTAATGAGCCAACGTGCTTGCAAGGTGTTGTTGAGCTATAAAGAACGTAATTTATTTTTGCGAGGAATCGTGCCTTTGGTAGGTTTTAAATCAGCTAAAGTATTTTATGCCCGCAAGGAGCGTTTTGCCGGCGTTTCGAAATATCCTTTGCGTAAAATGATCAAGTTTGCAATTGATGGAATTACTTCTTTTTCAATTGTTCCGATTAAGATGATTATGGGATTAGGATTTTTCATCGTTTTGATTAGTATCGTATTGTTGATCTATAGTTTGGTTCAAAAAATCAACGGAAACGTTGTCGAAGGTTGGTCATCACTAATGATATCTATTTGGGCACTCGGTGGTGTACAATTAATTAGTATTAGTGTGATTGGCGAATATGTCGGTAAAATCTTTAGTGAAGTTAAAGGTCGCCCTAGATTTACAATTGAAAGAGATATTTATACTGAGAAGACACAACAAGAAAATAAGAGGTAA
- a CDS encoding aminotransferase class I/II-fold pyridoxal phosphate-dependent enzyme: MNNNLVSLMKPSVIAIKQQEIFKFNARAKSIPGVINMTVGEPNFPTPEHIKEAAIKAINDNKTHYTVPEGNHELLSAVSKYLHDKYDLNYDPKTQIVATTGVTEGVFSAFNAILQSGDEVLIPSPAFTIYGPDADFNGASPVYIDTSKTNFKVTPDVLKNVLETNPRIKIFLLNFPSNPTGVSYTEEELKALADILRNRDIFVISDEIYSELTYNFKHISFGNILPEQTIVMNGLSKSHAMTGWRLGIVCGPAEIISQINKIHELATTSITSITQFAAIEAYKNGYDDPISMREQYQARRDKLLSGLNKLGFKCPTPNGAFYLFAKIPEDLEQDDVKFANDLLEKEHLAILPGSFFGIGGENHLRFSYAASMEDISQCLLKLADFTKGQKK; this comes from the coding sequence GTGAACAATAATCTAGTTTCCCTTATGAAACCATCTGTTATTGCAATTAAGCAACAAGAGATTTTTAAATTCAATGCGCGCGCCAAAAGTATTCCAGGTGTCATTAATATGACCGTTGGTGAACCTAATTTTCCAACACCAGAGCATATCAAAGAAGCTGCTATCAAGGCAATTAATGATAATAAAACCCATTATACTGTACCTGAGGGTAATCATGAACTTTTGAGTGCCGTTTCGAAATATCTACATGATAAATATGATCTAAATTATGATCCTAAAACACAAATTGTTGCAACGACTGGAGTTACTGAAGGTGTTTTTTCAGCCTTCAATGCTATCTTGCAATCAGGTGATGAAGTATTAATTCCATCTCCAGCCTTCACTATTTATGGTCCAGATGCTGACTTTAATGGGGCTTCACCAGTCTATATTGATACTTCAAAAACTAACTTTAAAGTAACGCCAGATGTTTTGAAAAATGTCTTAGAAACTAATCCTAGAATTAAGATATTCTTGTTGAATTTCCCAAGTAATCCAACTGGTGTTAGTTATACCGAAGAAGAATTAAAAGCTTTAGCTGATATTTTAAGAAATCGTGATATTTTTGTAATAAGTGACGAAATTTATAGTGAATTGACTTATAATTTTAAACATATTTCATTCGGAAATATTCTTCCTGAACAGACAATCGTTATGAATGGATTGTCTAAGTCGCATGCAATGACTGGATGGCGTCTTGGAATCGTTTGTGGTCCAGCTGAAATTATTAGTCAGATCAACAAGATTCATGAATTGGCTACAACTTCGATTACCTCAATAACTCAATTTGCAGCAATTGAAGCATATAAGAATGGTTATGATGATCCTATTTCGATGCGTGAGCAGTATCAAGCAAGACGTGATAAGTTGTTGAGTGGTTTGAATAAATTAGGTTTTAAATGTCCAACGCCTAACGGTGCTTTCTACTTATTTGCTAAGATTCCAGAAGATTTAGAACAGGATGATGTTAAATTTGCTAACGATTTATTAGAAAAAGAGCATTTGGCAATTTTACCAGGTAGTTTCTTTGGAATCGGTGGCGAAAATCATTTGAGATTTAGCTATGCTGCAAGTATGGAGGATATTTCTCAGTGTCTTTTGAAGTTGGCAGACTTCACTAAAGGACAGAAAAAATAG
- the nadE gene encoding ammonia-dependent NAD(+) synthetase, with the protein MRPLQKEIIEFEHTKPEIDPETEIRRSVDFLKNYVKDRSFLKTLVLGISGGQDSTLAGKLSEMAMTELREETGNDDYKFIAVRLPYGEQADESDAMQAIEWMQADKVIRVNIKDSVDNMVKAVENNDMHISDFNKGNIKARTRMIAQYAIAGDNQGVVVGTDHAAENITGFYTKYGDGAADVTPLFRLDKRQGKALLEKLSAPKNLYEKIPTADLEEDRPSLPDEKALGVSYKNIDDYLEGKEIDSKSAEIIENWYKKTAHKRRLPYTVFD; encoded by the coding sequence ATGAGACCTTTACAAAAAGAGATTATAGAATTTGAACATACTAAACCAGAAATTGATCCTGAAACTGAAATTCGACGTTCAGTAGATTTTTTGAAGAATTATGTAAAAGATCGTAGTTTTTTAAAAACGCTTGTTTTGGGTATCTCTGGTGGTCAAGATTCCACTTTAGCTGGAAAGTTGTCAGAAATGGCGATGACGGAATTACGAGAAGAAACAGGCAATGATGATTATAAATTTATTGCCGTTCGTTTACCTTATGGGGAACAAGCGGATGAATCAGATGCAATGCAGGCTATCGAATGGATGCAAGCTGATAAAGTAATTCGAGTTAATATAAAAGATAGTGTCGACAATATGGTTAAAGCTGTTGAGAATAACGATATGCATATTTCTGATTTTAATAAGGGAAATATCAAAGCTAGAACTAGAATGATTGCTCAATATGCTATTGCGGGCGACAATCAAGGCGTCGTTGTAGGAACTGATCATGCGGCAGAAAACATTACTGGCTTCTATACAAAATATGGTGATGGCGCAGCTGATGTAACGCCACTATTCCGCTTGGATAAACGCCAAGGTAAGGCGCTACTAGAAAAACTTTCAGCTCCAAAGAATTTATATGAGAAGATACCTACGGCTGATCTAGAAGAAGATCGTCCAAGTTTACCAGATGAAAAGGCACTTGGAGTATCTTATAAGAATATTGATGATTACCTAGAAGGTAAAGAGATCGATTCTAAGAGCGCTGAAATTATAGAGAATTGGTACAAGAAAACAGCACACAAGCGTCGCTTGCCATATACTGTTTTTGACTAG
- a CDS encoding nicotinate phosphoribosyltransferase, producing the protein MTQFQDEDLTLHTDYYELNMMYTYWRKGLHNRRAVFEVYFRSLPFDNGFAVFAGLEHVVDYLKNLSFSDSDIEYLREYGEYDEEFLRWLKDMKFSCTVRSAYEGDLVFNEEPILQVEGPLAQCQLIETAILNMVNFQTLIATKAARIKTVCGDDPVMEFGSRRAQEVDAAIWGTRAAYIAGFDATSNVLAGKLFGIPISGTHAHALVQTYRNEYDAFKAYATTHKNCVFLVDTYDTLKSGVPSAIKVAKEMGDKINFLGVRIDSGDMAYISKRVRKQLDEAGFPNAKIYASNDLDEKTVLNLKMQDAKIDVWGIGTKVITAFDQPALGAVYKLVSIEDNRGNMMDTLKLSSNAAKISTPGKKQVWRITNNRKNNKTEGDYVTFWNEDPREHGSLYMFHPQYTYINKTVEDFQAKPMLHDIFVDGKLVYDLPNVKEIRKYCADNLDSLWDEYKRILNPQVYPVDLSSKLYSHKMKYIEKIRNDVNNIRLGD; encoded by the coding sequence ATGACTCAATTTCAAGATGAAGATTTAACTTTGCATACTGATTATTATGAATTAAATATGATGTATACATACTGGAGGAAGGGTTTGCATAATCGCCGGGCTGTTTTTGAAGTTTACTTTAGAAGCTTGCCATTCGATAATGGTTTTGCAGTCTTTGCAGGTTTGGAACATGTAGTCGACTACTTGAAGAACTTGAGCTTTTCCGATTCAGATATTGAATACTTACGTGAATATGGGGAATATGACGAAGAATTTTTACGCTGGTTAAAGGACATGAAATTCAGCTGTACCGTGCGGTCAGCTTATGAAGGAGATTTAGTTTTCAATGAAGAACCAATCCTTCAAGTTGAAGGTCCACTAGCACAATGTCAATTAATTGAAACAGCTATCTTAAATATGGTTAATTTTCAGACATTGATTGCCACAAAGGCTGCTCGTATCAAAACTGTTTGTGGAGACGATCCAGTAATGGAATTTGGTTCTCGTCGTGCTCAAGAAGTTGATGCAGCTATTTGGGGAACTAGAGCAGCTTATATTGCTGGTTTTGACGCTACAAGCAACGTTTTGGCTGGTAAGTTGTTTGGTATTCCTATTTCTGGAACACATGCGCATGCTTTAGTTCAAACTTATCGTAATGAATATGATGCTTTCAAAGCTTATGCAACAACTCATAAGAATTGTGTTTTCTTAGTTGATACTTATGACACTTTAAAAAGTGGTGTGCCTAGTGCTATCAAGGTTGCTAAAGAGATGGGCGATAAGATCAATTTCTTAGGGGTCAGAATTGATTCCGGTGATATGGCATATATTTCAAAACGTGTCAGAAAACAACTTGATGAAGCTGGTTTCCCTAATGCAAAGATATATGCTTCAAATGACCTAGATGAAAAAACTGTTCTTAATTTGAAGATGCAGGATGCCAAAATTGATGTTTGGGGTATCGGTACTAAGGTAATTACTGCTTTTGATCAACCAGCCTTAGGCGCTGTTTATAAGTTGGTAAGTATTGAAGATAATCGTGGCAACATGATGGACACTTTGAAACTTTCAAGTAATGCCGCAAAGATTTCGACACCAGGTAAGAAACAAGTTTGGAGAATTACCAATAACCGTAAGAATAATAAGACCGAAGGAGACTATGTGACTTTCTGGAATGAAGATCCTAGAGAACATGGTTCACTTTATATGTTCCATCCTCAATATACTTATATCAATAAGACTGTGGAGGATTTTCAAGCTAAGCCAATGTTGCATGATATCTTTGTTGACGGTAAATTGGTTTATGATTTGCCTAATGTCAAAGAAATCAGAAAATACTGTGCTGATAATTTAGATTCACTTTGGGATGAATACAAACGTATTTTGAATCCACAAGTTTATCCGGTTGATTTGTCTTCAAAGCTATACAGTCATAAGATGAAATATATCGAAAAAATTCGTAACGATGTAAACAATATTAGATTAGGTGACTAA
- a CDS encoding glycosyltransferase — protein MRVLHINAGNEDGGARTYIVNLMKGQKIIGEKSVLLTFQEGPVSKMARENELDVTVLPQKQRFDLSILKPLTNYINNNNFDIVHTHGPRANYIVSLIRKKIQAKWVITVHSDPRIDFSGIKGQVMLKLNLHALKQANSLFYMNPDLADYFKSLKIDAKRTFEVFNAIDFTGANPRFNRQSTFTILEVARLVEVKNHRLLLEALSKVNFNYRLILVGDGPLMDSLRKLTSDLGISDKVDFVGFKENTGNFYQDCDISILTSKSESLPAVYLESAAYGKPVIATDVGLTDKVVRDDTGWLVESNNEQELIQALNEAHSFWKDDNLNQKGMNLYQIVRDHYSIEQLARKVSEGYEATLKAN, from the coding sequence ATGCGTGTTTTACATATCAATGCCGGTAATGAAGACGGCGGTGCTCGGACTTATATTGTTAACCTGATGAAGGGTCAGAAAATAATCGGTGAAAAAAGTGTTCTGTTAACTTTTCAGGAAGGACCAGTGTCTAAAATGGCACGTGAGAATGAATTGGACGTGACGGTTTTGCCACAAAAGCAACGCTTTGATCTGTCTATTCTAAAACCATTAACAAATTATATTAATAATAATAATTTTGATATTGTTCACACTCATGGTCCAAGAGCTAATTATATTGTTTCTTTGATTAGGAAGAAAATTCAGGCTAAATGGGTAATTACCGTCCATTCTGACCCTAGAATCGACTTTTCAGGTATAAAGGGACAAGTCATGCTCAAATTAAATCTACACGCTTTAAAACAGGCAAATTCATTATTCTATATGAACCCTGATTTGGCAGATTACTTTAAATCGTTGAAAATTGATGCTAAGAGAACTTTTGAAGTTTTTAATGCCATTGATTTCACTGGAGCCAATCCAAGATTTAATCGTCAATCGACTTTTACCATCTTAGAAGTTGCACGGTTAGTTGAAGTCAAGAATCATCGGTTATTGTTGGAAGCTTTAAGCAAAGTTAATTTCAATTATAGATTGATTTTAGTGGGTGATGGACCATTGATGGATAGTTTACGGAAGTTAACGTCTGATTTAGGCATTTCCGATAAAGTGGATTTCGTCGGTTTTAAGGAAAATACAGGTAATTTTTATCAAGATTGCGATATCTCGATTCTGACATCTAAATCCGAAAGCTTACCAGCTGTCTATTTGGAATCCGCCGCCTATGGTAAGCCAGTTATTGCCACAGATGTTGGATTGACAGATAAAGTTGTTCGAGATGATACCGGTTGGTTAGTTGAATCTAACAATGAACAAGAATTGATTCAAGCCTTGAATGAAGCACATAGTTTTTGGAAAGATGATAATTTGAATCAAAAAGGAATGAATCTGTATCAGATAGTACGTGATCACTATTCGATTGAACAATTAGCTCGTAAAGTTAGTGAAGGATATGAAGCGACTTTAAAAGCTAATTAG
- a CDS encoding WecB/TagA/CpsF family glycosyltransferase, translated as MHKNRIDILGTQFDNFTEKQFHQHLDYDLDTHANKFIVTANPEIVLSARKDSKFLKIVNNADYVIPDGIGIIKGANSLGTPMHERITGFDTLKYLVETANRKLLKVYILGAKPEVIKATAEKIKHDYPQVDLVGYHDGYFKDDKPIVDEIVKKKPDIVLVALGYPKQEYFINKYRYNADAIWIGVGGSFDVFSGTKKRAPKIFQKLSLEWFYRLITEPTRFGRMLAIPKYMKLIKQEKKKK; from the coding sequence ATGCACAAAAATAGAATAGATATTTTAGGTACACAATTTGATAATTTTACTGAAAAGCAATTTCATCAGCATCTAGATTACGATCTAGATACTCATGCTAACAAGTTTATCGTAACAGCTAACCCTGAAATTGTGCTCTCAGCGAGAAAAGACAGCAAATTTTTGAAAATTGTTAACAACGCTGACTATGTCATTCCTGATGGAATTGGCATTATCAAAGGAGCAAATAGCTTGGGCACTCCTATGCATGAACGTATCACTGGATTCGATACGTTAAAATATTTGGTTGAAACTGCTAATCGTAAATTACTCAAAGTCTACATTCTTGGCGCTAAACCAGAAGTTATTAAAGCTACTGCTGAAAAAATCAAACATGATTATCCTCAAGTTGACCTAGTCGGTTATCACGATGGTTATTTTAAGGATGACAAGCCGATTGTTGATGAAATTGTTAAAAAGAAACCTGACATCGTCTTGGTAGCGCTTGGTTATCCTAAACAAGAATATTTCATCAATAAATACCGTTATAACGCCGACGCAATTTGGATTGGTGTTGGCGGCAGTTTTGACGTTTTCTCAGGAACAAAAAAAAGAGCTCCAAAAATTTTCCAAAAACTTAGTCTCGAATGGTTTTATCGTCTAATTACGGAACCCACAAGATTTGGTCGAATGTTGGCAATTCCTAAATATATGAAATTAATCAAACAAGAAAAGAAAAAGAAATAA